The Rubricoccus marinus nucleotide sequence GATGATCGCGAGCGGGATGCTGGCACGCGTGGTGCAGCACGAGTTGGACCACCTGGACGGCGTGCTGTTCGTGGACCACATCTCCGCGCTCCGCAAGCGCATGATCAAGCGCCGCCTGAAGCGGATGGCCTCTGGCGACGTGGAGGCGGAGTACCCGATCCAGGCGCCAGCCTAGAGCGGGGACGCGGCGCGAAGCTTCTGGCGCCAGAGGCGCGAACCCTTGCTCTGCCGCGCCGTATCAGCGGCCCATCTACCGATCGAAACCATGTCCGACCTCTCGACCAAGAAAGACCCGCTCCACCTCCGCGACGAGCGTCCAGATTACGTTCAGGACAACTCTGGCCTCGGTAACGAGGTTGACGGCGACGACGATCAGTCCGAGGAAGTACAGCCGTCGATGAACCTCGTGCAGGACCCCGGCTCTTCGGAGATCGAGAAGCCGACGGTTCACCTCGACATGGACAAGGTGAAAAAGGCTGAGTCTGAAGGCAAAGGCATGTAATCCGCGCCCCCGCGCGCATCACCTCGGGCTCTAGAGGAGCGACCACATGCCAATCTGGGTCTACGCCCTCGGAAGCGTCTTCATCGTCAGTCTGACCTCGCTCGCGGGCGCGATCACGCTTTCCCTGGGTCCGAAACGGCTCCAGAAGCTGCTCTTCCTGCTCGTCGCGTTCGCCGTCGGCGCGATGCTCGGCGGCGCGCTTTTGCACCTGATCCCGGAGTCCTACGAGAGGCTCGGCGGCGGTCCGCGTACGGGCCTGCTCGTCCTGGCGGGCGTGATGGCCTTTTTCGTGCTGGAGAAGTTCCTGCACTGGCAGCACCAGCACGGCGCGCCAGAGGCAATCGAAGGTGCTACGGGGCACTCCCACGATCACGGGCACAGCCACGGCGATCCTCTGGCGACAATGAGCATCGTCGGGACGGTTGCGCACCACCTGATCGACGGTGCCGTCGTAGCGGCGGCGTACGGCGTGTCCATCGAAGCAGGCCTCGTGACCACGCTGGCCGTAATGGCGCACGAGGTGCCGCAGCAGATCGGCATGTTCGGCATTCTGGTGTACGCAGGGCTCAAACCGCGCCGGGCGCTGTTGTACAACTTCCTCGCAGGGCTCGCGACAATCCCGGGCGCGCTTCTCGTCCTGCTCATGGCCGGTGAGACCTCTGGCGACGCGCTGTACACGTGGCTGCTCCCGGTGACGGCAGGCTCGTTTCTCTACGTCGCGGGCAGCGACCTCATCCCGGAACTCAACCGCCGGCACAGCTATCCCGCGACAAAGGCCGTAGGCCAACTCGCGATGATGCTGCTCGGCATCGGCCTGATGGCGGTGCTTCTCCTGTTGGGCCACGGGTAACACCTCTGGCGCCAGAGGCTCCCTTCTGGTGTGCAACCTGTGACGCGGGAGACGCCAGCGGCGGCTTCTGGCGTACGTAGGGTCCGGTCCGTACCGTTCTACTCCGCTCCACCACTCCCTTTCTATGCTCCGCTCGCTACGCCTCGTCCCTGTCCTGCTCG carries:
- a CDS encoding ZIP family metal transporter; the encoded protein is MPIWVYALGSVFIVSLTSLAGAITLSLGPKRLQKLLFLLVAFAVGAMLGGALLHLIPESYERLGGGPRTGLLVLAGVMAFFVLEKFLHWQHQHGAPEAIEGATGHSHDHGHSHGDPLATMSIVGTVAHHLIDGAVVAAAYGVSIEAGLVTTLAVMAHEVPQQIGMFGILVYAGLKPRRALLYNFLAGLATIPGALLVLLMAGETSGDALYTWLLPVTAGSFLYVAGSDLIPELNRRHSYPATKAVGQLAMMLLGIGLMAVLLLLGHG